TCAGAATGGCTGAGGAGGATATTTATAAAACAACATTTTCCACTCATATGGGCTTGTTTGAGTATTTAGTAATGTCCTTTGGACTTACTAATGGGCCTCCTTCTTTTCAAGCATTAATGAATTTATTGTTTGGTCTCTTGAAGTTTGTAGTGGTGTTCTTTGATGATATATTAGTGTACGGTTTTTCTTTGGAAGAGCACAAAGTTCACCTGGCAAAAATATTTGATATTCTGCAAGCTAACAAGTTATATGCTAGAATGGAGAAGTGTTCTTTTGGCCAACAGGAAGTTGAGTATTTGGGCCACATAATTAACTCAGAGGGAGTGTCTACTGACCCTTCAAAAATCAGAGCTATCCAGGAGTGGCCCACTCCCACTACTGTCACTGAACTGAGAAGTTTCTTGGGGTTAAGTGGCTACTACAGGAGATTTATTCAAGGGTATGGCATAATTTGTAGGCCTCTCTTTGATTGCTTAAAGAAGGATTCTTTCTCTTGGAATGATAAGCAAACAGAAGCCTTCATAGCTCTGAAACAGAAGCTGACTAATGCACCTGTACTGGCACTACCTGATTTCACTAAGCCCTTTATACTAGAAGCTGATGCTTGTGGCTATGGTCTAGGAGCTGTGCTGATGCAGGAAGGGAGGCCCATTTCTTATTTCATCAAGAGTATTAGTCCTAAGGCAGCCGCTATGTCCACTTATGATAAAGAGGCCCTTGCCATAATTGAAGCAATGAAGAAATGGAGGCACTATTTCTTGGCAACTGCACTGGTCATTAGAACTGACCAAGAAAGTCTGAAATACATTCAGGAGCAGAAGATCACTGAAGGAATTCAACACAAATTACTGTTGAAGTTGTTAGAATACAATTTCACTGTTGAATATAAGAAAGGGAAGGAGAACCGAGTTGCTGATGCTCTTTCAAGAGTGAAGTATGTGGTATCTGCTCTCACTGCTAGTGCTGCTACTCCAACTTGGGTACAAGAAGTGGTAAAGAGCTATAGTCAGGATAGCAGAGTACAGGAACTGATTGCTGAATGTATTGTAGCTGCTCCTAGCACTACTGCTTACTCTTACAAAAATGGCATCCTGAGATTTAACAACAAAGTGGTTGTGGGAACAGCTACATCCTTGAGGCAGGGTATTCTTAAGACTTTTCACAATTCTGAGTTAGGTGGTCACTCAGGGGAGAGAGCTACATACCACAgggtgaaattggtatttcattGGCAAGGAATGAAACAGGATTTTATTGCTTTTGTTAAGGCTTGCCCTGTCTGCCAGTTGAACAAAGCAGAACACTCTCCTTACCCTGGCCTCCTAGAACCCTTGCATGTACCTGACTTTGCTTGGGCCCACATAAGCATGGATTTTGTGGAGGGATTGCCAACTTCTGAGCACAAGAATTTAATTATGGTGGTGGTTGATAGGTTTACAAAATATTCTCATTTTGTAGCTATGCAGCACCCTATAACAGTGCAAACAGTGGCTAGAGCTTTCCCTGATAATATCTTTAAATTGCATGGCATGCCCTTGGTCATAGTAAGTGACAGGGACCCGATCTTTACTAGTCACTTGTGGCAGCAGCTATTCAAATCACTGAAGATCAAGTTGCACATGAGCACTAGTTACCATCCCCAATCTGATGGCCAGACTGAAAGGGTGAACCAGTGTCTTGAGAATTATTTGAGATGCATGTGTTTTCAGCAACCGAGGAAATGGCATAGTTGGCTAGCTTTAGCTGAGTGGTGGTACAACACTTCATTCCACACTGCTTTGCAAATGACATCATTCCAAGCCCTCTATGGCTTCCCACCCCCAATGGTGGCAGAATCAGCTCTGCCAGATTCTATTTGTGAAGATAGTGATAACTTGCTTCAGGACAGGGAAGTGGCATTGGAGGTAATTAAACATAATCTCCTGAAAGCTCAAGAGAGGATGAAGTATTATGCTGataagaagagaaaggaaagggaatTCTCTGTGGGAGACATGGTTTATCTCAAGCTACAGCCGTACAGGCATACTTCACTGAGTTTACACAGGCATCTGAAGCTTCACTCCAAATTTTATGGCCCCTTTAGAGTGTTGGAGAGAATTGGTCATCATGCATACAAGCTACTGTTACCAGAGGGTTGTATGCTGCACAACACCTTCCATGTCAGCCAATTGAAGAAGCATATTGGCCCTAGTGTTGTGCCCTCTCGTCACCTCCCACTTGTGGGTCCTGATGGTATTATTAAGGTGGAACCGGAAGCAATACTAGAAAGGACACTCATTCCTCGTCCTCAAGGCAAGATCAGCATTCCCGTGGTCAGATGGTTGGTGAAATGGGTGAATCTGCCCGTGGAAGAGGCAACATGGGAGGATTCGGCTTTCATTCAGAAAGTTTTTCCTTCTTTTCGTGCTTGAGGGCAAGCACGAGCTCAACCGGGGGGTATTGTCAGGCCCAGCCTTGATCATCCCCTGTTTCCAGCTTGCCAGAAGTGTTTTGGTCCGTCGATCGTCAATCTAACGGCTCAGCTGCCTCCGTACCGGTTCGCCAGCTGTAGCGATCTCCAAGCGTTCATTATCGATCAAACGGTCAAGAGGGTGTCATGTAGCTTTTCCGACAAGCCATGTGCTCTGCTAGCTTTCTGTTCTTCTTTTCAGTCGTGTAATGGCTATAAAGCCACCCATTCCCCTCTTTCTAAGGCATGTAATAGAATTATTGGGTGTAAACCCTAGTCGCCAGTGGCGTGCTACTACTTTCCCTTTCGTTCTGCAATGAAAACCCTAGCTAAattcgccttgatcttgtctgaATTTCACTAGTTCATGCCTAAATTCAGTATAGTGGGACTCTGTTCCTGACAAGCACCAGCACCGGCGAGCTCCTGTCAGCTGCATCATCGCCTCGTTATCTCTACTAGACTACGTAGCACTTTTGTCACGGAAGGTGTTCAGGTCCAGGAGGAAGAAAGCGTTCTGTTACTAGGGGGAAAATGCAGTGGTAGTtccgtagctagctagctagaatATCTTAGAATCGAGTTGGAATTTGGCAGTTTTTCACATGATTCATCTGTGTATTAGGTCCATGATTTTGTACGAAATTCCAAACCTTATATACTATCGGTTATTTGGGAATTTTCGCCTTTTGGTGCTCGGGCTACAAGTTTCAGTGATTCAAAAGTATCCACAGTACCATACGGACGTATACCTCATGTGTGCAAATTTTCATGATGAAATACATTAGCGAGCTACACAAAAAAGTTCTGAACAGTGTGTACTGTTCACTATATAAAAACCAAAGATTTTCACTTTTTTGTGTAGCTCGTAAATAATGTATTTTCTCATGAAATTTTACAGACATGTCTCtgtatgtttggaaaaaaaattcatattttttttaaaCTTTAAAATGTGATTTTATGAAACTTTGCACTCATGGTTTCCTTGTTAACGAAGTTCATGCTCACAAAACATACCCCACTCAAGCCTCAAGATTAAAAACAGCCCGTGTCTAATACTCCATCTAATTTGTCTTGCATACATGATTAACATGATTTCAACGACAATTATTTTGTGTTTATTACTCCCTCTGTCgcgtagtgatctaaacgctcttatatttcttttcgGAGGAAGTACATGACTAAGCACAATCTGGCAAAAAAAGGTGTAGCAAATTTACCATCCTACATGACTTCATCACCAATATATCATGAGCATACAGGACTCGAACGACAGGCTAAGCCAGTAGTGAAACTTATTTTCGTATTTTGTACCAAGAGATATTTTTAACACACTGGAATTTGCTACTGTACAGATGAACATCCAGGTTTAAATAAAGATACAAGGTTATAATACAGGCAAAGTTATTGTATGGGTGAAACAGAAACACGAAGGAAGGGCTTGTATAAACAGAATTTGATCTGGAAAAAGTGAAACATCTAGAAATGAAGCTGCTTGCACTGCGAAGCTACCGCCTCCGAGGGGCAGTAAGGGCACTTGAAAGGTCTGGAGCTGCTCTTTGATAGCTTCATGATCGACTGCTTTGATACGGCATGTCCACAGGGCATCAGCATCGGAGGGTTCTCGTCACTCGACTGCTCCCTGAGCACCGGGCATACGAAGACTGAGTGGTACTGGAACTCTGGTCCGATGTCTATGGGGACTGGAAGCTGTTTCATGGTCTGCCACTCTTGCTTCTTGGCAGCCATTACCGTTGTTAGCTTCAACAAGGTTGGCAGCCCTTGAAAACCAGCTGATATAGCTACGCTCAGTGGGCTATTGCTAGACTGACCTAAGAGGCTGCAGAACTGGTGGATTAGCTCCTCGGCTAGCTTCTCCCAATGCGTCGATGAGACAAACTCGGCATATGGGGACTGTTCAAGCCGGTCAGCCCAGATCAGGCAAGCCATTAGCTTCTGGATCTCTGCCTTGTGCAAGGAGGCAAAGGGCACCAAGTGAGTCCTCGCATATTGTAAAGCAACATCTCTGCTTCCTTTGGTGAGTATCTCAACAAACTGAAGAGAATGGAGCTTCAACTCGAGCATTGAGCTATTCTGTAACAGCTGATCATGGTTCTTGGCAGCCCAATTGAGCGCAGGCTCAAGGTTTCTTGCTTTCATCGCTTCAAGTATTCCATACATCTCCTGAAATGGCAATTTCAGGCAAGTCTCATCTGATTCACCGCACTCATGGACAAAGCAGTCTCCAAGATCAAAGAGGCCCTGGCGATAGAAATGATTCGCTATTATGTTGTTTACTGTGCTGGCCTCAAAATCCACATTTCTATATGCCTTTGATATATCTGTAGTAAAAGACTTCTCGAGAACCTTGAGATATTTGCTCAGTGCAACATTCATTTCCTTTTGACAGCCTTCGAGTTGGTTCAATGGCACCATTTCGTTCAGCTTGGCCTTCAATTCTGCAAGCATGGATGAATGGTCACAACTGTCCATGGAATCTGTATCCATCATCTGCATCTTGGATATTACCTGCTTAACTTCATCCACTATCTGATCAATAACTTCCTGAACTTTTGTAGAAGATAACACACGTTTTTCAACAACTCGGTCAAAGGCTTCTCTTAGACTCTCAAACTCCATTGTAGGACACCCAACTAAGTGGCACGGTCTTGGCACTGCATGTCCATGTCAAAAAATCACATATACATAAATAATTTGTAGAGAGAACTACCATGAAGCAAAGAAAAAAAGGTAACTAACAATGTCTAACTGCTGATAAATCAGAACACAGAAATTAAAGCATGGGTTTAAAACTTCAATATTCTAAATAAACCTATGGTGATCAACAAGATACAAGAAACACAACCAGCATCACTAAAACATTGAAGACAGTGTCTAACATTCAATTTTATCTCACTCGTGCTACACCACACTAATAGTGTAAAATGTTGGCCAAATACTAGCAGTATCTTAGGAACCCATTAGCAAGAAACATAGTACTAGTCTGAAATGACACCTACAGAATATGTTGCTAAAATGATCACACATTCTCCTGAAGCTGCAGCACTAGAGTAAATAAATAGAAGGCAACAACATGTAATCACCGTAACCCTGTTCCCGCAATTCACAAACATTAAGGATGCCTGGGATTACCACCTCAGGGCAGCCTCCAAAAAATTTCACAATGAATCGCCATTCAAAACTTTATAGCTATGTTGGCCACAAAAGGCCAGTGGGTTCCATGAAATCAATTTGTTAAGATGCCACGAGCATAAGAAAAAAAATGTATGGCATGGTTCTTGAGGCCATGGTTGCAAACACACCTTTTTTAGGGATAAAGTGTGAGCTTTATTACCAAGTGGGTTGGGCATATCACTCTTTACATGGTCCACAACCTGTGCTGGTACATCACTACATCATGACGACAAACCATTCTTCGCGTCGAGCTGAGAAATGGACCATAAACAAACAGAGGCCACGGCAAGAAGAGCCCAAACAGCAGTCATGCGAGCCACAGGAAAGTGTATCATAGTCACAGACTTACTGTCATGCTCCTAAATGGGCATTGCGGAAGTAATCTACTTAACAAGTTATCTAGTGTGAACACGATACGATAATCCCCATCCATCAAATCCAACAGGCGTGCAAGCCTGATTCATAAAGAGGATTTACATCACGAGAAAGCAGAATCAATACCAAAGCCACTTCACTTTCCAATCCCACTCAAGACTCAATTCAGATTCCTTCGGCACGCTATCCACAAAGAGGGCACACACACATGTACTACAACATATAAAGGTTGGTGGCAGGTGGCGCACTCACTGCAGACCAGTGATCCGCGAGTCATGCTACGACACGCAATCAGCGGGCTTTGCGAGCTTGCCTGTGCGCGCAAGCAAGCTCGTTCGATCCGAGACAGGGAGCTACCTAGCCTGGAGCATGGGGGTTCAGTTGAATCCCCAAAGGAATTTGCAAAACCAAGTGCTACAAGGCGGCCAGCAAACAATTCCGCGACAAACGGGGTGGGATATAACTCAGAGCAGCCCAGGCAAGCATGCTGGCTGGGGTTCGTCGCCGACGAAACGAGATAATTTATAGGGGCGGATCCAGATGTAGCACGGGCACAGCTCGAAATTAATGGAAGCTTAGTGTGTTCCACCGATCAGCTGGACGGCGGAAGGGTCATTCGTACCTGAAAATCCAATCTCCGAGATTGCGGACGGGGTGgagacggcggggggggggggggggggggcggcggcccgcGGGGAGAGGCGGATGGGGCGGGCGTCGGCGGGGGCGGCACGGCGGTGGCGTTCTGTGGGGGAGATTTTGCTCAGCGCCGCATTGGAGCGTTGGGTAGGTCAGGGGGGCTGGGATgggagagggaggaaggggggaggaaggggagagaaagGTACTGGACGGGACGGCGTCCAGGAAAAGTCCTACGGTGCTCGGTGCAGATGCATTTCCAGCGTGCCCGGGGATTGGATGGCACAGATTTTTCATTTGAAAGAAAACAAACTACTCCATccatccgtctcataatataaaataTTTCTACAAGCTAACCGTCTATAAAATGTTGCTACTCCCTCGATTCCTGATTATAAGTCTTTTCAGATATTTTAATATAAACTACGTATATAACaagatgagtgaatctacattccgTATGCAattcatattaaaatctctaaaaagatttatagTTAGTAACGgaagaagtactccctccattctaaaatagatgacacaactttgtactaacttggTCCAagttagtacttcctccgttcgaaaatacttgtcatcaaaatggataaaaagtaATGTatctagtacaaagttgggtcatctattttaaaacggagaAAGTAGCTTACAAAAAAGTTTTATATTGTGGAAAGAAGGAAGCAGTACTGACTAGTGCTAATAATATTATTATGAGCTATTTTTCTGCCCCCGGGGACAACGACAGGAAGATTCTCAATTGCAATGAAAGCTAGTCCTTGCCTACAAGCAAACAAACTGCAGTGCAATCCATAAGACTGATTGTAatgctagtatcatgcatgtcaactaggcAATTTTAATGAGGTGTtatagcattaaatgaagaaaaagagaatggagtatcatattatgataccgtatcataataaatgctatgttaTTTATGTCATGCATgataataaataaagtactacatgatactagtatatgatactcctcattacaaccagcctaactcGCTCGCGCAGTACTACAACATAAACTGTGTGCTATCTTTCACACCTAATCAATTTGAATATAAATGGCAGAATGACAAATTCCATCTCGCTAAAACAACTGAAGTGCACAAAAAGTGATTGCATCCCAGAGATTATCTTACACAGAAGCCAATAATTGCCATTACTTTAGTTATCTAATAATTGGGCAATGGAAGATGCAGCAATAATGTCAGCCACAAGGTCATTCTAACAAAAGCATAAGCTACACCTTGCTGAATGAAATAGACATGAAAGCAACAGCACAACCAGAGGGGAAATGATgtcaaaataaaagaaaaataaatcatATTAAGAAAATAAGCTGTTGAGTGTTAGCTAGGTACATTTTCTGACTGTACACCTAAATATACACGTCTGTTACATAATGATCATCATACAGCACATACAACCACCTACAGAAAAGTATGGGAAAAAACATACATACAGGATGAGCAAAGCATTGGCTCCACAAACAGAATTTCTACAAAGTGTACACCAGCATATCACAAGCAAGACCTTGCGCCGGGCTAAGAGAGTTCGTCGCTTGACTGCGCCCCTGTCGCGACCTTGACGAACACATCTTCCATGGTGGTGTCCGCGAGGCCCCATGCTTGCACTTCCACTCTCCTCTTGAGATTCTCCACGGCCATGAAAACATCTGCAATCCTAACTTCTTGCTTCGAGAGCTCGTATTTCTGTGTCCCTGACAAATGATATACCTTCCTCGCGTTCTGAGAGAGCTTCAGCGCCAAATCCTCGACCTCGCGCTCGAACTCTGAGGATGTCGTCATCGTCAGCACATAATAGCCTCCATATCTTGCTATGAGCTGCGATTATAAAGTTCCAAGTGCTTAATATaaacagcaacaaacaacaatgtcACAACTGATCTTCAGTTATGGAGGAGGGGTTGTAATTATATGATATATGATCATATACCTCTTTAGGCCTTCCTATGCACTGGAGCCTGCCATCGACCATAATACACAACCGATCGCAGAGAACTTCGGCTTCTTCCATGGAATGGGCTGCAAAAATGACAGAAAATCAGTGCTTTGATGGCTAGTTGGCTACCATGGAagaggaaactatggttataggtTGAAGGTTACTTGTAAGAATGATTGCTCTATCTTGCTTTGCTTGCTTCACAGCAGTCCAGAGACTCTTCCTCGAAGCTGGATCCAGTCCAGTGCTGGGCTCGTCCATGTACACTACCTGAGACGGATTTATAAAAGCATAATCATGGATCAACCGGtgactgaagaaaatgaagatgacGCCGGAAGCTATACTTTAGCATCTCCAATCAGCGAGATGGCCACGCTAAGACGCCTCTTCATGCCACCGCTGTACTTCCTGACTTGCTTGTCAGCAGCACCGCCAAGAAGTAAATTTACACTTCTTAAAGATTCTTCGACGGCCTAGAAATCATTGCCATTAGATGTCAAATCAGAAATCATTTTCATTTCAGTAAGCTTTTTTCCAGGTTTCTTTCTAACTCCATAGAACAAAAAGATACCGTTACATATCTTACAAGGTGAATGATCCAGAAATAGTAAAGAAATTTAAGTCTTAAAAGCAATAGCTAGCATACACCGGGTTTTCTTCTAGAACATATATTGGATTCACCTTAGAGAGTATGCTAATGCACTATGCAATTAATGTACTGTTATAACTTACAAGGTCCAAAGCAGAGCCACTGAGGCTCTTCAGTCGACCATAAAACTGGAGGTGTTCTCTGCCAGTCAGCATCTCCCAAAGCATACTGCATCCCAAAAATAGAGACAAAATAATGTGAAAATCAGAAGGAGTTTATCATGAGCTTAACCAAAATTACTATGAATCTCTTGAAACAAAGAAGTGCATATCCTACTCATTCTGCGGGCAAACCCCCATGCTGTTGTATACGTTTTCCATGTCAGTGTGTATGCTGAAATCCTGTACAAATGCATTCCCTGATGTTGGCTTTGAAAACCCAATCATCTGTCAGGCATCAGCAAGAAGGATGAATACCACAATAGGATTAAAACATCACAACTAACCAATGATACTACTCAATTTAGAACTTTGAGCAAGAGTTCATTTACGGGTTTGGTAGTTTGATCATGAAAAAAGCTGATGAAATTGACCCGCAATACACATGAATAGTAAATAAGATTGCAAATGAAAGAATCAGGATGGGAAATATCATAATATTATAATTAATGTGTTTAGAAAAAATGAAGATTGAGCAGGAAGGACTTGATGTCTTccacacatactccctccgtccggaaatacttgtcatgaaaatggataaaaagaggtgtatctagaactaaaatacatctaaatacatccccttttattcatcttgatgacaagtatttccggacggagggagtacattgtaaCAGAGTTAGGATATAGCAAGTCAATTAAGGGTGACAAACCATGCTAATAAAAGAGCTCTTGCCAGCTCCATTAGGACCAAGAATGCCCAAACACTCTCCGTACGGCAAAGCAAGTGATAGACCTCGAACAGCATACTTATCAGGGTTACCATCCTTTCCATGATATACTTTCTTGAGATCATCACAGACAACAGCGTAGCCACTGTTCCGCTGCTGTAATACTTGATCAACAGTCTCCCTCTGTGATTCACCATACCATAGTAATGTCAGCACATAATCAAGGAGCAGGTGATGGCGGCTTGCATCACCTGATGCAGAGGGCGGGGGTCTGTCCTcctttttagaaaaaaaaatctgATATGCATGTTTCCCCATTCATCAAAGGTAACATGATTCCAAAGAAACACATTAAAGCAATGGTAAAATTTTAGTTCACAATGACAGCATATGTTTTTGGGGACATAGCTAATTAAGTAGTTAAGTAAATAAAAGATCACGGAGATAGAGATCACGGAGATTACACTGCGGACATGACGGACGTCCTGGGCGGCGACGCAAGGCCGCCTGACGTGCTACCGCCGGGCGCGCAGCCGACCGGCGCACTTCGGCTGCCGGGCACGCAGCCGACCGGCGCGCTTCGGCCGCCAGTCGCGCGGCGgactccatcacctccgaggatatTGCCGGGGATCTCAGAGGATATCGCCGGGGATGACGAGATCCGGGTTATGGCGGATCAGTGGGTGGTTTGTTTCTCCGATCCGATCCGCGGATGGATCGAAGGACGGCTACAGCATTCTCCGTCATCGCGCTGGACGTCACTTCGTGATATGGATAACGACATCCTTGCCGGCGACTACCTGGCGGTGGACGTTCAGATCGAGGTAGGGATGCGATTTATTTTAGATGATTTCgatgtccatgtgttgtaatgttTGCAGGAGGTTCAGAGAGAGGAGATCGAAGTGATCGATTTGACGACGACGCACGAGGCGACGCGGGAGGCGCCCGCGGCCATTGCCGTGAGCCGGCCTTCTGTGCATGCGACCTCGTCTACGAGGCATGTCGGGGGGAGGTTTTGGGTTCTTGCCGACtcggaagatgaggaggaggacgacggtgatcCTGATGGCAGATCGCCGGCGAACTACTCACTGACGCCGTCCCACGTGGTCGTGGAGGCCTTCAGCCCTGGTCACTCGCAGGAAGAGGTGGCCGCGCTGGTGTCGGGCGATGCTCCGGGGTGGATCGAGCTGTGTTCTGAGGAAAGGGTGGATCGTCGGACCATCCaccggaggacggcggcgacggtgataCGGCCTTGGAAAGGGCCTATACCTAAGGTATGTATCAAACCCATTACCTTGTCAGATTTTTTCCCGCAAGACGCTTGGACTCGGGTTGTccgtaagaagaagaagagagggagaCCGGAACCAGTACCGTCGGTGCCGGAGATCAGGGCGGCGGCTGGGATCCGAGCGGCTAGGGCTGCTCGTTTAAATTTCCTCCTGGGCCGCGAAGGGGCTGTCGAGGAGTGGGCCGGCTACAAGCCTGTGCATGGGTATGAGGCCCAGCATGGGGGTGTTGACGAAGGGCTTGGTGGAGAGGCGCCGACTGGGTATGTGGCCCAGGAGAGCCTGGATGCGCCTTCCCTGCTTATCGAGCCATGCAGGGTAGAAGATCGTCGTGTTCGATCTGTCCTTCAGCCGCCTAGGGTTGACAAGCGCTCCGTTCTGTCGGGCTTTCCTCGCTGTGGTCCTGGCCGCGCAACTCGTATCCCTCCCCTCGCCATGGCTGGGCGGGGGAGTGCCCCTTCTGCTGATCCTAAGAAcctcgggagggggggggggcggagcgaCGCCGGCTGGACGAGGCGGTGGCGCGCTAGGGCAGAGGCCGATCCTGCTGGCAGGGCGCGGCGCGCCACCTGGAGCCCGACCAGCGGCTGCTGCAGGGAGTGGCATCCCGCCCGCCCCAAAACCAGCGCTCGCGACCGGACCTCCTGCGGCTGCGGGTCGTGGCACGGCTGGAGttaggccgccgccgccggctccggcGGGACCTATGGCGGTGGGCCGCGGCGCTGCTCCGCTGAGGCCACCGACAGCTGCAGCAATGGGGCGTGGAGCCGCTCCGCCGAGGCCGCCGGTGCATGTGTCCAATGGTCCTCGGCCGGCTCTCCAAGCCAACGCCCCGCGGCCAGTCGTCCCGGCTACTTCTGCCGGCACGCATCATCGTCCCGCGCTGCCACCTCACTATGTTGCGAGGCCGACGCAGAAGCGATTGGGCCCAGCGCAGACGAGACAGAATGTGGTGGCTGGAGAAGCTTATGATCCGCCCCGAGGACAGTGGGGGGATGACGGCCATGATGCGTATGGGGATGGTCAACACTGTGGATCGTCATCGACGGGAGGCGGTCGTGCGTATGCTTGGCAGAGTGATGGTTCTGCTGAGAGGCCGTTTCTAGGCCCTCTGGGCGGTTTTGTTGAGGGAGCTTCTGGACCGGACTACCGGCAGAGAGGGGGTTTCCGTGGTCACCGTGGTGGTCGTGGCGGGGGTCGTGGTCGTCATCGCAGACAGCCTCCGCTACCGGCCGTTGTGGATCATCAGGAGTCTGAGGTGGAGGCCGATACCGTTCAGACGAATGCACTGCCTAGCCAGGTGATGGAGGTAGTGACGAATTTGGCCAACGCGGAAATTCCTGGGAATGGGGTTACAACTGATGCAGGCGACCGGGCAGAGTCTGAGagggcgtccaagtgggcgcgtAAGAAGGAGAAGATGCTATGCTATAGATGTGGTGACAAGGGTCACTTCATTGCTGAGTGTGTGGCGGAGTTGTGCGACACGTGTGGTAAACCAGCACACGACATGGGGGATTGCCCGCTTCTGCGTGATCAGGCTCCGGCTCTCACGATGTATGGAGTATATTGTGTTGAGCTTATGCTCTTTGAGTCCCCGGCGGCGAGAGAGATTCCGGTAGAGTCACGGAGCTTGACTACTGGAATTGTGAAAGCTACCCAGGGAGTGGTGTCTGAGGCTCAGATTGTGCAGAGACTCCGGGAACTGGCCCCATGTGATTTTCAGTGGGAGCTTGTCCAGGTTGAGGACAATGTGTTTAGGGTTGACTTCCCAACGGTGGATGACTTGCAGAGGTTGCTGAGTTTTGGGTTGTGCAAGGTTCCTGGCACGAAATGCATCCTAGAGTTTCACGAGTGGAAGAAAGTGGAGCCCAAGGGAAAGCCTCTCACTCAGGTGTGGCTGCGGCTTTCCGGGGCCCCCTCCAAGTCATTGACGGATGCTCGAGTTGTGGCTAGTCTGGGTATTATGGTTGGCAAAACTGAGAAAGTGGATATGGCATTCACACGTGCCCATGGGGTGGCCCGGCTATTAGTGAGTGTTCTGGATATCGAGTTCGTACCGGATGTGGTCAACTGGACTTATAGGGGAGAGGTGTTTCCGcttgagattgagtttgaggatacGGAGTTGTTTGCTGTCGCGGTTAATGGGACAGATgtggatatgcacgagggtgaTGGCGATGTGGGTGCTAGTGGGGACCCGACTGATGAGGTTGGGCGCGAGAGGTCTACTGGATCTGGTCTTGCTACTCAGCTGCCCGGGGATGGAGTCGGGGCTCTGCCAACCCCAGCTCCGTCGGCGCCGATGAGCACGTTGAGGTTTG
The sequence above is drawn from the Triticum aestivum cultivar Chinese Spring chromosome 7A, IWGSC CS RefSeq v2.1, whole genome shotgun sequence genome and encodes:
- the LOC123148091 gene encoding protein RMD5 homolog isoform X1; translated protein: MEFESLREAFDRVVEKRVLSSTKVQEVIDQIVDEVKQVISKMQMMDTDSMDSCDHSSMLAELKAKLNEMVPLNQLEGCQKEMNVALSKYLKVLEKSFTTDISKAYRNVDFEASTVNNIIANHFYRQGLFDLGDCFVHECGESDETCLKLPFQEMYGILEAMKARNLEPALNWAAKNHDQLLQNSSMLELKLHSLQFVEILTKGSRDVALQYARTHLVPFASLHKAEIQKLMACLIWADRLEQSPYAEFVSSTHWEKLAEELIHQFCSLLGQSSNSPLSVAISAGFQGLPTLLKLTTVMAAKKQEWQTMKQLPVPIDIGPEFQYHSVFVCPVLREQSSDENPPMLMPCGHAVSKQSIMKLSKSSSRPFKCPYCPSEAVASQCKQLHF
- the LOC123148091 gene encoding protein RMD5 homolog isoform X2, whose translation is MVPLNQLEGCQKEMNVALSKYLKVLEKSFTTDISKAYRNVDFEASTVNNIIANHFYRQGLFDLGDCFVHECGESDETCLKLPFQEMYGILEAMKARNLEPALNWAAKNHDQLLQNSSMLELKLHSLQFVEILTKGSRDVALQYARTHLVPFASLHKAEIQKLMACLIWADRLEQSPYAEFVSSTHWEKLAEELIHQFCSLLGQSSNSPLSVAISAGFQGLPTLLKLTTVMAAKKQEWQTMKQLPVPIDIGPEFQYHSVFVCPVLREQSSDENPPMLMPCGHAVSKQSIMKLSKSSSRPFKCPYCPSEAVASQCKQLHF